In Synechococcus sp. RS9909, one genomic interval encodes:
- a CDS encoding DUF1651 domain-containing protein: MPRHGWIQDPRTSDTKRFHADEKSWNRDPRVFVDSGRPLPGQPPLLKTRVYLRRDTAELLWRELLRVGWRTCEPQWGADVDV, encoded by the coding sequence ATGCCCAGGCACGGTTGGATCCAGGACCCCCGCACGAGCGACACGAAGCGTTTCCATGCCGACGAAAAAAGCTGGAACCGCGATCCGCGCGTGTTCGTGGATTCAGGGCGACCTCTTCCAGGCCAGCCCCCACTGCTGAAAACCAGGGTCTATCTGCGCCGCGACACGGCGGAACTGCTCTGGCGCGAGCTGCTGCGCGTCGGCTGGCGCACCTGCGAGCCCCAATGGGGTGCCGATGTCGACGTCTGA
- a CDS encoding cupin domain-containing protein, protein MRVTSPCPESVVIALGARQWPIWGCEVSSFPWHYDQHETCLVIEGEVTVTPDDGEPVHFGAGDLVDFPKGLRCTWTVHKPVRKHYRFT, encoded by the coding sequence ATTCGTGTGACCTCTCCTTGCCCGGAAAGCGTGGTGATCGCTCTGGGGGCGCGGCAGTGGCCGATCTGGGGCTGTGAGGTGAGCAGCTTCCCCTGGCATTACGACCAGCACGAAACCTGCCTGGTGATCGAAGGTGAGGTGACCGTCACCCCCGACGATGGTGAGCCGGTGCATTTCGGCGCGGGAGATCTGGTGGATTTCCCCAAGGGGCTGCGCTGCACCTGGACTGTGCACAAGCCCGTGCGGAAGCACTACCGCTTCACCTGA
- a CDS encoding NAD(P)-dependent oxidoreductase, whose translation MTKVALLGAGLLGSAIGHRLLTVGCSLWVWNRDPARCELLVSAGAQRLEDPAQAIEEAGTVITVLRDGPVTAEVVARIGSLRGACVMPMGTMGISESVALETQAQGQGGCYLEAPVLGSRPEALQGRLLVMAGGDEAVFARQLPLLRGLASEPRLMGAVGTGAAAKLALNQLIASLTHGYSLALRLVQAAGLDVERFMAVLRPSALYAPTVDKKLTRMLEHHYADPNFSTSLLRKDLNLFLREASLAGVNAEALEGLAALLARAEGTDLDGADYSALHELTAAERTSIS comes from the coding sequence ATGACCAAGGTTGCTCTGCTTGGGGCTGGCCTTCTCGGCTCCGCCATCGGCCACCGCCTGTTGACGGTTGGCTGTTCGCTATGGGTCTGGAACAGGGATCCAGCCCGCTGTGAACTTCTGGTTTCCGCCGGTGCCCAGCGCTTGGAGGATCCAGCCCAGGCCATTGAGGAAGCCGGCACGGTGATCACGGTGCTGCGCGATGGCCCCGTCACGGCCGAGGTGGTGGCGCGGATCGGTTCTCTGCGCGGTGCCTGTGTGATGCCGATGGGCACGATGGGCATCAGCGAAAGCGTGGCCCTGGAGACCCAGGCGCAGGGGCAGGGAGGCTGCTATCTGGAGGCGCCGGTGCTTGGCAGCCGCCCGGAGGCGCTCCAGGGCCGTTTGCTTGTGATGGCGGGCGGTGATGAGGCCGTTTTCGCCCGTCAACTGCCCTTGTTGCGTGGTCTGGCGAGCGAGCCGCGCCTGATGGGTGCGGTGGGCACCGGGGCAGCGGCAAAACTGGCGCTCAACCAGCTGATCGCCAGCCTCACCCATGGCTATTCGCTGGCCCTGCGCCTGGTGCAGGCCGCCGGATTGGACGTGGAGCGGTTCATGGCGGTGCTGCGCCCCTCCGCCCTTTACGCCCCCACGGTCGATAAGAAGCTGACGCGGATGCTTGAGCATCACTACGCCGACCCCAACTTCAGCACCAGCCTCCTGCGCAAGGACCTCAACCTGTTCCTGCGCGAGGCCTCACTGGCCGGGGTGAACGCCGAGGCCCTGGAGGGCCTGGCCGCTTTGCTGGCCCGGGCGGAAGGCACCGACCTGGATGGGGCCGACTACTCTGCCCTGCATGAGCTCACCGCGGCAGAACGGACCTCCATAAGCTGA
- a CDS encoding NAD(P)-dependent alcohol dehydrogenase, with amino-acid sequence MTITVWQAREAGAPLERAERAMLEPAAGELVLEVLHCGLCHSDLSMLDNNWGLSAYPLVPGHEVVGRVVRVGEGVDPGVIGELRGLGWISGSCMHCALCLGGTANLCGSLEATIVGRQGGFASHVTARQDWAIRLPEGMDPAAAGPLFCGGITVFAPLVDEVVSPTAHVAVIGIGGLGHMALQFARAWGCEVTALTTHLAKAEEAKRFGAHHVESLEELPDLAGRFDLVINTVNHALDWGAVMGSLAPLGRLHQLGAVLEPLQVSAFDLIMARRSITGSPTSSPASLMKMVEFCVRHNIRPQVEHLPMDRLNEAIDRLRRGDVRYRFVLDSVAD; translated from the coding sequence GTGACGATCACCGTGTGGCAGGCCCGTGAGGCCGGCGCACCCCTGGAGCGGGCCGAGCGAGCGATGCTGGAGCCGGCGGCCGGTGAGCTCGTGCTCGAGGTGCTGCATTGCGGCCTCTGTCACAGCGACCTGTCGATGCTCGACAACAACTGGGGCCTGAGTGCCTATCCGTTGGTCCCCGGCCATGAGGTGGTCGGCCGAGTGGTGCGCGTGGGTGAGGGGGTGGATCCCGGTGTGATCGGCGAGCTGCGCGGCTTGGGCTGGATCAGCGGCAGTTGCATGCATTGCGCCCTCTGTCTCGGCGGCACCGCCAATCTCTGCGGGTCCCTCGAGGCCACGATCGTGGGCCGCCAGGGTGGTTTTGCCAGCCACGTCACCGCCCGCCAGGATTGGGCGATTCGCCTGCCGGAGGGGATGGATCCGGCGGCGGCTGGCCCTCTGTTCTGCGGGGGGATCACCGTGTTTGCGCCCTTGGTGGATGAGGTGGTGTCGCCCACGGCCCATGTGGCGGTGATCGGCATCGGTGGGCTTGGCCACATGGCCCTGCAGTTCGCCCGCGCCTGGGGGTGTGAGGTCACCGCGCTCACCACCCATCTCGCCAAGGCGGAGGAGGCGAAGCGTTTCGGGGCCCATCACGTCGAGTCGTTGGAGGAGCTGCCTGATCTGGCCGGCCGCTTCGACCTGGTGATCAACACCGTCAACCACGCCCTCGACTGGGGTGCCGTGATGGGCTCCCTGGCTCCCCTCGGCCGTTTGCATCAGCTCGGCGCTGTGCTCGAACCGTTGCAGGTGAGCGCCTTCGACCTGATCATGGCCCGCCGCTCCATCACCGGCAGCCCCACCTCATCACCCGCCAGCCTGATGAAGATGGTGGAGTTCTGCGTGCGGCACAACATCCGCCCGCAGGTGGAGCACCTGCCGATGGATCGGCTCAATGAAGCGATCGATCGGCTGCGCCGTGGCGATGTGCGCTATCGCTTTGTTCTCGATTCGGTAGCGGATTGA
- a CDS encoding glutathione S-transferase family protein, whose translation MRAAADEAWSWPELEALAPEPEERVQGPTNAQATLRLFGHPEDAVRVTLYRDHHAWCPYCQKVWLWLEFRRIPYRIRKVTMRCYGPKEPWFTAKVPSGMLPALELDGRLITESDRILEALERAFGPLGAGMHDGRVRRLRELERLLFRAWCVWLCSPGLREDQERRALDQFQRLAAQMEEAIASGGGHWLDPDDPMGSTPGSADLVFIPYVERMNASLAYFKGFALREAHPGIDRWLTALEQLPTYRGTQSDVHTHAHDLPPQMGGCWSDGSAQQQRMAAAVDQGEGLGALECRWSPSEGGVTPQARALERVLRHRSTLLARSSLGEGFDQPLRAALTKLIGGTPVMPAPGSAAALRYLRDRISVPRDMPLHSARLLRQALESTAALAGHDQPTPLPFEHRFDQDPRPFVGLGT comes from the coding sequence ATGAGGGCAGCCGCAGACGAGGCTTGGAGCTGGCCTGAGTTGGAAGCCCTGGCTCCCGAACCCGAGGAGCGGGTCCAAGGCCCCACGAACGCCCAGGCGACCTTGCGCCTTTTCGGTCATCCCGAGGACGCGGTTCGCGTCACCCTGTATCGCGACCATCACGCCTGGTGCCCGTACTGCCAGAAGGTGTGGTTGTGGCTGGAGTTCCGCCGGATTCCCTATCGAATCCGCAAGGTGACCATGCGCTGCTATGGCCCCAAGGAGCCTTGGTTCACCGCCAAGGTGCCCTCGGGGATGCTGCCGGCCCTGGAGTTGGATGGCCGGTTGATCACGGAAAGCGATCGCATCCTGGAGGCCCTCGAACGCGCCTTCGGGCCGCTGGGAGCCGGCATGCACGACGGGCGGGTGAGGCGATTGCGTGAGCTGGAACGGCTGCTGTTCCGCGCCTGGTGTGTGTGGCTCTGCAGCCCAGGCCTGCGCGAGGACCAGGAACGACGTGCCCTGGATCAGTTCCAGCGGCTGGCCGCCCAGATGGAGGAGGCGATCGCTAGTGGTGGCGGACATTGGCTGGATCCTGATGATCCGATGGGGTCAACACCCGGCAGCGCGGATCTGGTGTTCATCCCCTATGTGGAGCGCATGAACGCCTCGCTGGCCTATTTCAAGGGGTTTGCCTTGCGCGAAGCCCATCCCGGCATCGATCGCTGGCTCACGGCGCTGGAGCAGCTGCCCACTTACCGGGGCACCCAGAGTGACGTGCACACCCACGCCCATGATCTGCCTCCCCAGATGGGCGGTTGCTGGTCGGATGGCAGTGCTCAGCAGCAACGCATGGCCGCGGCGGTGGATCAAGGGGAGGGACTTGGCGCCCTCGAATGCCGCTGGTCACCGTCCGAAGGAGGGGTGACTCCCCAGGCCAGAGCCCTGGAGCGGGTGTTGCGCCATCGCAGCACGCTGCTGGCCCGCAGTTCTCTCGGGGAGGGTTTTGATCAGCCCTTGCGCGCAGCACTCACGAAGCTGATCGGTGGGACGCCTGTGATGCCAGCTCCAGGCTCAGCGGCAGCTCTGCGTTATCTGCGCGACCGGATTTCGGTGCCTCGCGACATGCCTCTGCACAGCGCCCGGCTGCTGCGGCAAGCACTGGAGAGCACAGCGGCTCTGGCAGGTCACGACCAACCGACTCCGCTGCCCTTTGAGCATCGCTTCGATCAGGACCCACGACCCTTTGTTGGCTTGGGCACCTGA